In a single window of the Nicotiana tomentosiformis chromosome 10, ASM39032v3, whole genome shotgun sequence genome:
- the LOC104101693 gene encoding uncharacterized protein, whose protein sequence is MQLTVCIATYFKMKAFIKVEVMQSTQTKLEYKIRLKASIEVVKLLLNQGLAFRGYREDESSLNKGNFLEILLWYAERCDKIRDLVLKKAPKNDQLTSHKIHKDIIIACKIETVKAIMNDLNGDFFTLLVDESYDVSRKEQLAIVMQYVNRCRSVMEHFIGIVHVRNTTALCLKKAIVDYLAQYSLNLSYVRRQCYDGASNMQGALRGLKTLIQQESKSA, encoded by the exons ATGCAGCTTACTGTTTGTATTGCTACTTATTTCAAGATGAAGGCATTCATCAAGGTGGAGGTGAT GCAATCCACTCAAACCAAGCTCGAATACAAAATTCGCTTGAAGGCTTCAATTGAGGTGGTGAAACTCCTATTGAATCAAGGATTGGCATTCCGTGGATATCGTGAAGATGAATCATCATTAAACAAGGGTAACTTTCTTGAGATTCTTTTATGGTATGCAGAGAGGTGCGATAAAATTCGTGATCTTGTGTTGAAAAAGGCTCCAAAGAATGATCAGTTGACTTCTCATAAAATTCATAAAGACATTATCATTGCATGTAAAATTGAAACAGTTAAAGCAATTATGAACGATCTAAATGGAGACTTTTTTACATTGCTAGTTGATGAATCATATGATGTGTCACGCAAAGAGCAATTAGCTATTGTCATGCAATATGTTAATAGATGCAGATCTGTGATGGAGCATTTTATTGGGATCGTTCATGTTCGTAATACTACTGCTTTGTGTTTAAAGAAAGCAATTGTTGATTACCTTGCTCAATATTCTTTGAATCTATCTTATGTGCGTAGACAGTGCTATGATGGAGCAAGCAACATGCAAGGGGCTTTACGTGGCCTCAAAACTTTGATTCAACAAGAAAGTAAATCTGCTTAA
- the LOC138900436 gene encoding uncharacterized protein, producing the protein MDNLRESQAEKVQEALDMGELETGRGLNQELGLARAADTRWGSHYKSFKNFIFMFSSIIDVLDTIVVDAPTLEERAKAKGYLSTCQTFEVAFMLHLMRDILGIKNELNTSLQKKEQDIANAILLVEVAKQRLQKLREAKWDSLIDKVSAFCVRYNILIPNFDDLYVNSGRSRRKVADYTILHHYRADIFFKIIDWQVQELNARFNEVTTNLLVGVACLNPVDSFSSFDINKILRMAELYPDDFDENITVTLKNQLETYIVDVRDVDERFSNLQGLVDLSETLVNTKKHLNYPFVFRLMKFALLLPVATATVERNFSAMKLIKSELRNRMNDEFMSSCLVPYVERKIFNTISDETIMNTFQEIKTRRGQL; encoded by the coding sequence ATGGATAATCTTCGAGAATCTCAAGCAGAAAAAGTTCAAGAGGCATTAGACATGGGTGAACTTGAAACTGGTAGGGGTTTGAATCAAGAACTTGGTCTTGCTAGAGCTGCAGATACTCGTTGGGGTTCTCACTACAAATCTTTTAAgaactttatttttatgtttaGCTCAATTATTGATGTTCTTGATACTATCGTTGTTGATGCCCCGACTTTAGAAGAAAGAGCTAAGGCAAAGGGATATCTTAGCACTTGTCAAACATTTGAGGTTGCTTTCATGTTGCACCTAATGAGAGATATTTTGGGGATCAAAAATGAGCTTAATACATCCTTACAAAAAAAGGAGCAAGATATTGCAAATGCTATTCTACTTGTTGAAGTGGCAAAGCAACGGTTGCAAAAGCTAAGAGAAGCAAAATGGGATTCACTTATTGATAAGGTATCTGCATTTTGTGTCAGGTATAATATCTTGATACCAAACTTTGATGACCTCTATGTTAACTCCGGAAGATCTCGACGTAAAGTTGCTGATTATACTATTTTACATCACTATCGTGCTGATATATTTTTTAAGATTATTGATTGGCAAGTTCAAGAACTCAATGCTCGTTTTAATGAGGTGACAACGAACTTGCTTGTTGGAGTAGCCTGCTTAAATCCAGTTGACTCATTTTCCAGTTTTGACATAAACAAGATATTGAGGATGGCTGAATTATATCCTGATGATTTTGATGAGAATATAACGGTTACACTCAAGAATCAGCTTGAAACTTATATTGTTGATGTTCGTGATGTTGATGAAAGGTTCTCAAATCTACAAGGACTTGTTGATCTTTCTGAAACACTAGTTAATACAAAGAAGCATTTGAATTATCCATTTGTGTTTCGCCTTATGAAATTTGCTTTGCTTCTACCTGTTGCCACTGCTACCGTTGAAAGAAATTTTTCGGCGATGAAGTTGATCAAGAGTGAATTGCGAAACCGAATGAATGACGAATTCATGAGCAGTTGTTTGGTACCTTAtgtagaaagaaaaatatttaacaCCATTTCTGATGAGACTATTATGAATACGTTTCAGGAAATAAAAACTCGTAGAGGACAGttgtaa